A DNA window from Comamonas fluminis contains the following coding sequences:
- a CDS encoding ABC transporter ATP-binding protein has translation MPDTSTPFLITVESLAKSVQDSTGVLDILRDIDLQFREGETVAIVGASGSGKSTLLSILAGLDTPSRGTVRLQGQDLFALSEDDRAALRAQKMGFVFQSFQLLGNLTALENVMLPLELAGARDARARATQMMERVGLGQRLNHYPKLMSGGEQQRVALARAFVVEPAVLLADEPTGSLDFATGQTIMDLMFALNRERGTTLILVTHDRSIAAQCDRSITIEAGRAI, from the coding sequence ATGCCAGACACTTCCACCCCCTTTTTGATCACCGTTGAGAGCCTCGCCAAATCCGTTCAGGACTCCACGGGCGTGCTGGATATTTTGCGAGATATTGACTTGCAATTCCGGGAAGGGGAAACCGTGGCGATTGTGGGCGCGTCTGGCTCTGGCAAAAGCACGCTGCTGTCCATACTGGCGGGGCTGGATACGCCCAGTCGTGGCACGGTGCGATTGCAGGGGCAGGACTTGTTTGCCCTGAGCGAAGACGACCGCGCCGCACTGCGGGCGCAGAAGATGGGTTTTGTGTTCCAGAGCTTTCAGCTGCTGGGCAACCTCACAGCACTGGAGAACGTGATGCTGCCGCTGGAGCTGGCCGGCGCACGCGATGCACGTGCCCGCGCCACGCAGATGATGGAGCGCGTAGGCCTGGGCCAGCGCCTGAACCACTATCCCAAGCTGATGTCGGGGGGCGAGCAGCAGCGCGTGGCGCTGGCCCGTGCCTTTGTGGTGGAGCCTGCGGTGCTGCTGGCCGACGAGCCCACGGGCAGTCTGGACTTTGCGACGGGCCAGACCATCATGGATTTGATGTTCGCCCTGAACCGCGAGCGCGGCACCACCCTGATTCTGGTGACCCATGACCGCAGCATTGCGGCCCAGTGCGACCGAAGCATCACCATCGAAGCAGGGCGAGCCATCTGA
- a CDS encoding arylesterase, whose amino-acid sequence MNQSSNAKMGKDRRHFIALALALGISGPWGAVNAQNKTGPVLVLGDSLSAEYGLNRGKGWVKLLEQRLQEQKNPRAVVNASISGDTTSGGRARLPALLSQHKPSIVILELGGNDALRGLPLQSSQSNMEAMVKASRDAGAKVMLVGMQVPPNYGASYTEQFAQMFQSIASQNKLPLLPFLLAGFGDSPDAMQWFQADRIHPNAQAQPRMLENVWPKLKPMLN is encoded by the coding sequence ATGAATCAATCGAGCAACGCAAAGATGGGAAAAGACCGCCGCCACTTTATCGCGCTTGCCCTGGCGCTGGGAATTTCGGGGCCTTGGGGCGCTGTCAATGCGCAGAACAAGACGGGGCCAGTGCTGGTGCTGGGTGACTCGCTGAGCGCCGAATACGGCCTGAACCGTGGCAAAGGCTGGGTCAAGCTGCTGGAGCAACGCCTGCAGGAGCAAAAGAATCCGCGCGCCGTGGTCAATGCCAGCATCAGCGGCGACACCACCTCGGGCGGACGCGCTCGCCTGCCTGCGCTGCTGAGCCAGCACAAGCCATCCATCGTGATTCTGGAGCTGGGCGGCAATGACGCCCTGCGCGGCCTGCCGCTGCAAAGCTCTCAGAGCAATATGGAAGCCATGGTCAAGGCCAGCCGCGATGCAGGCGCCAAAGTGATGCTGGTGGGCATGCAGGTGCCACCCAACTACGGCGCCAGCTATACCGAGCAGTTTGCGCAGATGTTTCAGAGCATCGCCAGCCAGAACAAGCTGCCCCTGCTGCCCTTTTTACTGGCCGGGTTTGGCGACAGCCCCGACGCCATGCAGTGGTTTCAGGCCGATCGCATACACCCCAATGCCCAGGCCCAGCCCAGAATGCTGGAAAACGTCTGGCCCAAACTCAAACCCATGCTGAACTGA
- a CDS encoding DUF2189 domain-containing protein: MQASPVSDNNTPADPAALHVRHLRWAQPWQWLVLGTRDVMRAPWIALFYGLCFWGMALLLGWVFRASPEYVMSMASGCLLVGPFLAMGLYEVSHRLEQGQQPQLGASLDCWSGHLQSMGMLVMVLMVLEMLWGRAAMVVFAISFDTGMPTTASILQTVMRPENWEFLLIYTLVGGVFAALVFGFTVVALPTILDRDSDALTACITSMRVVGLNMGVMLWWAVIITALVAASMLLYGAGLVVVGPVLGCASWHAYRASVFTVEDNAAEA; the protein is encoded by the coding sequence ATGCAAGCTTCCCCTGTTTCCGACAACAACACCCCCGCAGACCCTGCGGCACTGCATGTTCGCCACCTGCGCTGGGCGCAGCCCTGGCAGTGGCTGGTGCTGGGTACGCGTGATGTGATGCGGGCACCGTGGATTGCACTGTTTTATGGCCTGTGTTTCTGGGGCATGGCGCTGCTGTTGGGCTGGGTGTTTCGCGCCAGCCCTGAATATGTGATGTCCATGGCCAGCGGCTGTTTGCTGGTCGGTCCATTTCTGGCCATGGGTTTGTATGAAGTCAGCCACAGGCTGGAACAAGGGCAGCAGCCGCAGCTGGGCGCGTCGCTGGACTGCTGGAGCGGGCATCTGCAAAGCATGGGCATGCTGGTCATGGTGCTGATGGTGCTGGAAATGCTCTGGGGCCGCGCAGCCATGGTGGTGTTTGCTATCTCATTTGATACAGGCATGCCCACCACGGCGAGCATTCTGCAAACGGTAATGCGGCCTGAAAACTGGGAATTTCTGCTGATCTACACTCTGGTTGGCGGTGTGTTTGCGGCGCTGGTCTTTGGCTTCACCGTCGTAGCCCTGCCCACAATTCTGGACAGGGATTCGGACGCTTTGACCGCCTGCATCACCAGCATGCGCGTGGTGGGGCTCAATATGGGCGTCATGCTGTGGTGGGCTGTCATCATCACGGCGCTGGTGGCAGCCTCCATGCTGCTCTATGGCGCGGGGCTGGTGGTGGTGGGGCCGGTTCTGGGTTGTGCCAGCTGGCATGCCTACAGGGCCAGTGTCTTCACCGTGGAAGACAATGCAGCAGAGGCCTGA